A genome region from Penaeus chinensis breed Huanghai No. 1 chromosome 15, ASM1920278v2, whole genome shotgun sequence includes the following:
- the LOC125032719 gene encoding beta-1,4-glucuronyltransferase 1-like isoform X2, with amino-acid sequence MEMLRARRTFLLINLVVVLLNAGLGILVNLAAFTNRTGLRERYLNLPSNVSMSPSPAEPGEEMLSAAFGLIDKTGNYTNHPFVWAGSEWATVTSDSRVCLSTHATVDRLFWVAWQAEAWSGPMSVSIFAPGSDYAVAAAMVSYLRRCFTIVHERVSFHLVHTRMRPPRTSPHYEVYRLNCAEPEEANEALMALRDKMEARERRYPQNLMRNLARRTCPCDYTLSVDIDMLTPPYMAENMTGFLDTVKATSPCWKCAYVIPVYELQDSVAYLPNDKIDLLRLLLKKQARRYHEKVYAKNQGNSRLENWEVEPLNVSATEYRVLYNITTYEEFWEPILVLPFTAPLFDERFVGYGFTRSSQVYELHRRGYKFQVLDRAFLTHKGFQTTTNYSTLRYAQIEINKVRYQMFKRELHAQLGLQMPTQSKGAPLRQKLTSLLAKRSQSPRNRLSIRTVPAKKKLLGVGR; translated from the exons atggag ATGCTCCGAGCCAGAAGAACTTTCCTGCTGATCAACCTGGTCGTGGTCTTACTGAACGCAGGCCTGGGAATCCTCGTTAACCTGGCTGCGTTCACTAACAGGACGGGACTCAGGGAGAGATACCTTAATCTGCCTTCAAATGTTTCCATG TCACCGTCTCCAGCCGAGCCCGGTGAGGAGATGCTGTCCGCAGCGTTCGGTCTGATAGACAAGACGGGGAACTACACAAATCACCCGTTCGTGTGGGCGGGGTCGGAGTGGGCGACGGTCACCTCGGACTCGCGGGTGTGCCTCTCCACCCACGCCACGGTGGACCGGCTCTTCTGGGTGGCGTGGCAGGCGGAGGCGTGGAGCGGGCCGATGTCCGTGTCCATCTTCGCCCCCGGCTCCGACTACGCCGTGGCCGCCGCCATGGTGTCCTACCTGCGGCGCTGCTTTACCATCGTGCACGAGCGAGTGTCCTTCCACCTCGTGCACACGAGGATGCGCCCTCCGAGAACCTCGCCGCACTACGAGGTCTACCGTCTCAACTGCGCCGAGCCGGAGGAGGCAAACGAAGCCCTCATGGCGCTCAGAGACAAGATGGAGGCCAGGGAACGACGGTACCCACAGAACCTTATGAGGAACCTCGCGCGAAGGACCTGCCCCTGTGACTATACCCTCAGCGTAGACATTGATATGCTCACGCCTCCTTACATGGCCGAAAACATGACCGGATTCCTGGACACTGTGAAGGCCACCTCTCCGTGCTGGAAATGTGCCTATGTTATTCCCGTGTACGAGCTGCAAGACTCGGTCGCTTACCTGCCCAATGACAAGATTGATCTGCTCAGACTGCTCCTGAAAAAGCAGGCTAGGAGATATCACGAAAAG GTATACGCCAAGAACCAAGGCAATTCCAGGCTGGAGAACTGGGAGGTTGAGCCACTCAACGTAAGTGCCACGGAATACCGCGTCCTCTACAACATCACGACGTACGAGGAGTTCTGGGAACCCATCCTGGTGCTGCCCTTCACGGCTCCTCTCTTCGACGAGCGCTTCGTCGGATACGGGTTCACGAGGAGCAGTCAG GTATATGAGCTACATCGTCGTGGCTACAAGTTTCAGGTGCTGGACAGGGCGTTTCTTACTCACAAGGGTTTCCAGACAACCACAAATTATTCTACACTACGATACGCTCAGATCGAG ATAAACAAGGTACGGTACCAAATGTTTAAGAGGGAACTCCACGCGCAGCTAGGCTTACAGATGCCCACGCAGAGTAAGGGGGCGCCCTTGAGACAGAAGCTGACGTCCCTGCTGGCAAAGCGTTCCCAGTCTCCCCGAAATCGATTGTCAATAAGGACGGTGCCGGCGAAGAAAAAGCTACTGGGCGTCGGAAGGTAA
- the LOC125032719 gene encoding beta-1,4-glucuronyltransferase 1-like isoform X3 encodes MLRARRTFLLINLVVVLLNAGLGILVNLAAFTNRTGLRERYLNLPSNVSMSPSPAEPGEEMLSAAFGLIDKTGNYTNHPFVWAGSEWATVTSDSRVCLSTHATVDRLFWVAWQAEAWSGPMSVSIFAPGSDYAVAAAMVSYLRRCFTIVHERVSFHLVHTRMRPPRTSPHYEVYRLNCAEPEEANEALMALRDKMEARERRYPQNLMRNLARRTCPCDYTLSVDIDMLTPPYMAENMTGFLDTVKATSPCWKCAYVIPVYELQDSVAYLPNDKIDLLRLLLKKQARRYHEKVYAKNQGNSRLENWEVEPLNVSATEYRVLYNITTYEEFWEPILVLPFTAPLFDERFVGYGFTRSSQVYELHRRGYKFQVLDRAFLTHKGFQTTTNYSTLRYAQIEINKVRYQMFKRELHAQLGLQMPTQSKGAPLRQKLTSLLAKRSQSPRNRLSIRTVPAKKKLLGVGR; translated from the exons ATGCTCCGAGCCAGAAGAACTTTCCTGCTGATCAACCTGGTCGTGGTCTTACTGAACGCAGGCCTGGGAATCCTCGTTAACCTGGCTGCGTTCACTAACAGGACGGGACTCAGGGAGAGATACCTTAATCTGCCTTCAAATGTTTCCATG TCACCGTCTCCAGCCGAGCCCGGTGAGGAGATGCTGTCCGCAGCGTTCGGTCTGATAGACAAGACGGGGAACTACACAAATCACCCGTTCGTGTGGGCGGGGTCGGAGTGGGCGACGGTCACCTCGGACTCGCGGGTGTGCCTCTCCACCCACGCCACGGTGGACCGGCTCTTCTGGGTGGCGTGGCAGGCGGAGGCGTGGAGCGGGCCGATGTCCGTGTCCATCTTCGCCCCCGGCTCCGACTACGCCGTGGCCGCCGCCATGGTGTCCTACCTGCGGCGCTGCTTTACCATCGTGCACGAGCGAGTGTCCTTCCACCTCGTGCACACGAGGATGCGCCCTCCGAGAACCTCGCCGCACTACGAGGTCTACCGTCTCAACTGCGCCGAGCCGGAGGAGGCAAACGAAGCCCTCATGGCGCTCAGAGACAAGATGGAGGCCAGGGAACGACGGTACCCACAGAACCTTATGAGGAACCTCGCGCGAAGGACCTGCCCCTGTGACTATACCCTCAGCGTAGACATTGATATGCTCACGCCTCCTTACATGGCCGAAAACATGACCGGATTCCTGGACACTGTGAAGGCCACCTCTCCGTGCTGGAAATGTGCCTATGTTATTCCCGTGTACGAGCTGCAAGACTCGGTCGCTTACCTGCCCAATGACAAGATTGATCTGCTCAGACTGCTCCTGAAAAAGCAGGCTAGGAGATATCACGAAAAG GTATACGCCAAGAACCAAGGCAATTCCAGGCTGGAGAACTGGGAGGTTGAGCCACTCAACGTAAGTGCCACGGAATACCGCGTCCTCTACAACATCACGACGTACGAGGAGTTCTGGGAACCCATCCTGGTGCTGCCCTTCACGGCTCCTCTCTTCGACGAGCGCTTCGTCGGATACGGGTTCACGAGGAGCAGTCAG GTATATGAGCTACATCGTCGTGGCTACAAGTTTCAGGTGCTGGACAGGGCGTTTCTTACTCACAAGGGTTTCCAGACAACCACAAATTATTCTACACTACGATACGCTCAGATCGAG ATAAACAAGGTACGGTACCAAATGTTTAAGAGGGAACTCCACGCGCAGCTAGGCTTACAGATGCCCACGCAGAGTAAGGGGGCGCCCTTGAGACAGAAGCTGACGTCCCTGCTGGCAAAGCGTTCCCAGTCTCCCCGAAATCGATTGTCAATAAGGACGGTGCCGGCGAAGAAAAAGCTACTGGGCGTCGGAAGGTAA
- the LOC125032719 gene encoding beta-1,4-glucuronyltransferase 1-like isoform X1 codes for MTTDRQFLLTLLLMMKQLPPIDNMDIKTELYEAFCRKMIKPFPSVQYGYWTDQDQSHAPSPCTSNMLRARRTFLLINLVVVLLNAGLGILVNLAAFTNRTGLRERYLNLPSNVSMSPSPAEPGEEMLSAAFGLIDKTGNYTNHPFVWAGSEWATVTSDSRVCLSTHATVDRLFWVAWQAEAWSGPMSVSIFAPGSDYAVAAAMVSYLRRCFTIVHERVSFHLVHTRMRPPRTSPHYEVYRLNCAEPEEANEALMALRDKMEARERRYPQNLMRNLARRTCPCDYTLSVDIDMLTPPYMAENMTGFLDTVKATSPCWKCAYVIPVYELQDSVAYLPNDKIDLLRLLLKKQARRYHEKVYAKNQGNSRLENWEVEPLNVSATEYRVLYNITTYEEFWEPILVLPFTAPLFDERFVGYGFTRSSQVYELHRRGYKFQVLDRAFLTHKGFQTTTNYSTLRYAQIEINKVRYQMFKRELHAQLGLQMPTQSKGAPLRQKLTSLLAKRSQSPRNRLSIRTVPAKKKLLGVGR; via the exons ATGACAACAGATCGCCAGTTTCTGTTAACCTTACTGCTTATGATGAAACAACTGCCGCCGATTGACAACATGGACATTAAAACTGAATTATATGAAGCCTTTTGTAGGAAGATGATTAAACCCTTCCCCTCTGTCCAGTATGGCTACTGGACTGATCAGGATCAGTCACATGCACCATCGCCATGTACATCCAAT ATGCTCCGAGCCAGAAGAACTTTCCTGCTGATCAACCTGGTCGTGGTCTTACTGAACGCAGGCCTGGGAATCCTCGTTAACCTGGCTGCGTTCACTAACAGGACGGGACTCAGGGAGAGATACCTTAATCTGCCTTCAAATGTTTCCATG TCACCGTCTCCAGCCGAGCCCGGTGAGGAGATGCTGTCCGCAGCGTTCGGTCTGATAGACAAGACGGGGAACTACACAAATCACCCGTTCGTGTGGGCGGGGTCGGAGTGGGCGACGGTCACCTCGGACTCGCGGGTGTGCCTCTCCACCCACGCCACGGTGGACCGGCTCTTCTGGGTGGCGTGGCAGGCGGAGGCGTGGAGCGGGCCGATGTCCGTGTCCATCTTCGCCCCCGGCTCCGACTACGCCGTGGCCGCCGCCATGGTGTCCTACCTGCGGCGCTGCTTTACCATCGTGCACGAGCGAGTGTCCTTCCACCTCGTGCACACGAGGATGCGCCCTCCGAGAACCTCGCCGCACTACGAGGTCTACCGTCTCAACTGCGCCGAGCCGGAGGAGGCAAACGAAGCCCTCATGGCGCTCAGAGACAAGATGGAGGCCAGGGAACGACGGTACCCACAGAACCTTATGAGGAACCTCGCGCGAAGGACCTGCCCCTGTGACTATACCCTCAGCGTAGACATTGATATGCTCACGCCTCCTTACATGGCCGAAAACATGACCGGATTCCTGGACACTGTGAAGGCCACCTCTCCGTGCTGGAAATGTGCCTATGTTATTCCCGTGTACGAGCTGCAAGACTCGGTCGCTTACCTGCCCAATGACAAGATTGATCTGCTCAGACTGCTCCTGAAAAAGCAGGCTAGGAGATATCACGAAAAG GTATACGCCAAGAACCAAGGCAATTCCAGGCTGGAGAACTGGGAGGTTGAGCCACTCAACGTAAGTGCCACGGAATACCGCGTCCTCTACAACATCACGACGTACGAGGAGTTCTGGGAACCCATCCTGGTGCTGCCCTTCACGGCTCCTCTCTTCGACGAGCGCTTCGTCGGATACGGGTTCACGAGGAGCAGTCAG GTATATGAGCTACATCGTCGTGGCTACAAGTTTCAGGTGCTGGACAGGGCGTTTCTTACTCACAAGGGTTTCCAGACAACCACAAATTATTCTACACTACGATACGCTCAGATCGAG ATAAACAAGGTACGGTACCAAATGTTTAAGAGGGAACTCCACGCGCAGCTAGGCTTACAGATGCCCACGCAGAGTAAGGGGGCGCCCTTGAGACAGAAGCTGACGTCCCTGCTGGCAAAGCGTTCCCAGTCTCCCCGAAATCGATTGTCAATAAGGACGGTGCCGGCGAAGAAAAAGCTACTGGGCGTCGGAAGGTAA